One Gemmatimonadota bacterium genomic window carries:
- a CDS encoding arylsulfatase, protein MMSLPNIIFILCDDIGYGDLGCYGQKVIPTPRLDQLASESMRFTQCYTGSPICAPSRAVLMTGLHSGHTRVRDNMGIVGGVGEQKRVPLEPEDFTVAEMLKEAGYTTGITGKWGLGEPDTTGIPTRKGFDEWFGYLNQRNAHSYYPPYLWHNEEKVILKGNLDSQENDYSHDMIFDFACGFIRDNSDGPFFLYLPWTLPHGRYEIPDASAWDGKPWTDDEKVYAAMITKIDTQVGQIADLLRELDIKDNTLLFFGSDHGAARRWEPFGSCGALRGQKGTMYEGGLRTPMIVHWPARIPAGTVSDQVWYYADFMPTVADVIGTDAPDNMDGVSILPTLLDESRDIGERFLYWERFGGGFKQAVRWKNWKAVRNPSPRLLDEPLELYDLDRDIGEENNVAADHPDVIAEIENFMKDVRIDSPNWPIGVKGSHG, encoded by the coding sequence ATGATGTCATTGCCCAACATTATTTTTATCCTCTGTGATGATATTGGCTATGGCGATCTGGGTTGTTATGGGCAAAAGGTTATTCCCACACCCCGATTGGATCAGCTTGCGTCGGAATCCATGCGGTTCACGCAGTGTTATACCGGGTCTCCTATTTGCGCGCCATCTCGGGCGGTTTTGATGACGGGTTTGCACAGTGGACACACGAGGGTGCGCGACAATATGGGCATTGTGGGCGGTGTGGGAGAGCAGAAACGGGTACCGCTCGAGCCGGAGGATTTTACGGTTGCCGAGATGCTCAAGGAGGCGGGATATACCACTGGGATAACCGGCAAATGGGGGTTGGGTGAACCCGATACGACGGGTATTCCCACCCGCAAGGGATTTGATGAATGGTTTGGCTATCTCAACCAGCGCAACGCGCATTCGTATTATCCGCCTTATTTGTGGCACAACGAAGAGAAGGTTATTCTCAAAGGCAATCTGGACAGCCAGGAGAACGACTATTCTCACGATATGATTTTTGACTTTGCCTGTGGCTTTATTCGCGACAATAGCGATGGTCCGTTTTTTTTGTACTTGCCGTGGACATTGCCGCACGGGAGATATGAAATTCCCGATGCGAGTGCCTGGGACGGTAAACCCTGGACAGATGATGAGAAAGTTTATGCGGCGATGATTACAAAAATTGATACGCAGGTTGGACAGATTGCGGATTTGTTGCGCGAACTGGATATAAAGGACAATACGCTTTTGTTTTTTGGTTCTGACCACGGGGCTGCGCGCCGGTGGGAACCGTTTGGCAGTTGTGGTGCTTTGCGCGGGCAAAAAGGGACGATGTACGAAGGTGGTTTGCGCACGCCTATGATTGTGCATTGGCCGGCGCGCATTCCGGCAGGTACTGTGAGCGATCAGGTGTGGTATTATGCCGATTTTATGCCTACGGTTGCAGACGTGATCGGCACAGACGCGCCAGATAATATGGATGGCGTGAGCATATTGCCGACGCTTTTGGATGAATCACGGGATATTGGGGAACGCTTTTTGTACTGGGAGCGCTTTGGCGGGGGCTTCAAACAGGCTGTGCGCTGGAAAAATTGGAAGGCCGTGCGCAATCCGTCGCCCCGGTTGCTCGACGAACCGCTTGAGTTGTACGATCTGGACAGGGATATTGGCGAGGAAAACAATGTCGCAGCGGATCATCCGGATGTGATCGCAGAAATTGAGAACTTTATGAAAGATGTACGCATAGACTCCCCTAATTGGCCAATTGGCGTCAAGGGGTCTCATGGGTGA
- a CDS encoding type II toxin-antitoxin system VapC family toxin, with the protein MRLLLDTHSFLWYIEDDDRLSQRAEQMISNIDNEVLLSIGSLWEIAIKYGIGKLSLSRAFSEFIPEQLLINQIDVLPISLPHLARYTELPFHHRDPFDRLIIAQAMVENIPVVSRDRPFQEYSIDVIW; encoded by the coding sequence ATGCGCCTTTTACTCGATACGCACAGTTTTTTATGGTATATAGAAGACGATGACAGGCTCAGCCAGAGAGCAGAGCAAATGATCTCTAATATAGATAATGAGGTGCTGCTGAGCATAGGAAGTCTGTGGGAGATAGCTATTAAGTATGGTATCGGTAAGTTGAGCCTGTCGCGTGCCTTCAGCGAGTTCATCCCAGAGCAACTTCTGATAAACCAAATAGATGTACTACCTATCTCATTACCTCATCTTGCGAGATATACCGAACTTCCATTTCATCACCGCGACCCGTTTGACCGCTTGATCATTGCACAGGCTATGGTAGAGAACATACCAGTGGTTAGCAGAGACAGACCCTTTCAGGAGTATTCAATTGATGTGATATGGTAA
- a CDS encoding type II toxin-antitoxin system prevent-host-death family antitoxin codes for MNCFELDQAQQLFPELVERARRGENIIITERNQPVVKFVAVEQITTTPAVPTKRRRPGSAKGLVHISDDFDEPLEDFREYM; via the coding sequence ATGAATTGTTTTGAGTTGGACCAAGCACAGCAACTGTTCCCTGAACTCGTTGAACGAGCTAGGCGTGGCGAGAATATCATTATTACAGAGCGCAATCAGCCCGTAGTCAAATTTGTGGCTGTTGAGCAGATTACAACTACCCCAGCAGTTCCGACGAAACGACGACGACCTGGAAGTGCCAAAGGGCTTGTTCATATAAGCGATGATTTCGACGAACCGCTCGAAGATTTCCGAGAATATATGTGA
- a CDS encoding DegT/DnrJ/EryC1/StrS family aminotransferase, which translates to MAAKLAIYGGKGTVPDGLIQPWPQVTPSDKDAIAEVIASEKITEQQRIQSEGLAKEWAEYMGVQYCIPVNSGTAALHLCVAGVGIEPGDEVIIPAFTFWATAAAVLHHNAIPVFVDIDPITYCIDPNDIEAKITERTRAIMPVHIHGMPADMDPILAIAKKHDLKVIEDVAQAHGAYYNGKLCGSFGDAAGYSTQASKTLSSGCQGGLFTTDDEQIYKRAALLQYFGEIVVPGREREEQEYNAYGLGWMYRGDMFSQAFIRSQLKRLDVNNALRIRNCHYLTEHLDEIDGIETPVTPEACEPVYYNYVIGFDPEALGLDIPARTLREKVQAALRAEGVPTGQWQRLPVPSQKIFQNRIGYGIGCPWRCNQSTVEYKTKDYPRTVEFIDSHCYIFDVNPPNDFELMSCYVEAFHKVMDQLDAVLDVPDNT; encoded by the coding sequence ATGGCAGCAAAACTCGCTATATATGGTGGTAAAGGGACTGTCCCTGATGGATTAATTCAGCCGTGGCCACAGGTTACCCCATCCGACAAAGACGCGATTGCCGAGGTTATCGCCTCCGAAAAAATTACGGAACAGCAACGGATCCAATCCGAAGGTCTCGCGAAGGAATGGGCGGAATATATGGGTGTCCAGTATTGCATCCCGGTCAACAGCGGAACCGCTGCGTTGCATCTGTGTGTCGCAGGTGTTGGCATTGAGCCGGGTGACGAGGTCATTATCCCTGCCTTCACTTTCTGGGCAACGGCAGCAGCTGTTCTCCATCACAACGCTATTCCCGTCTTTGTTGACATTGACCCAATAACCTACTGTATTGACCCAAACGACATCGAAGCGAAAATCACGGAGCGAACACGTGCGATTATGCCGGTTCATATCCACGGTATGCCCGCCGACATGGATCCGATTTTAGCGATTGCGAAGAAGCATGACCTGAAAGTTATTGAGGATGTCGCTCAGGCACACGGGGCATATTATAACGGCAAGCTTTGTGGGTCATTTGGCGATGCGGCGGGTTACAGCACGCAAGCCTCAAAGACGCTGAGTAGTGGGTGTCAAGGCGGTTTGTTCACAACGGATGATGAGCAAATCTACAAACGCGCAGCGTTATTGCAGTATTTCGGGGAAATCGTCGTGCCGGGTAGGGAACGCGAGGAACAGGAGTACAATGCTTACGGGCTTGGGTGGATGTATCGTGGGGATATGTTCAGTCAAGCGTTCATCCGTAGCCAGCTCAAACGGCTTGATGTGAACAACGCGCTGCGGATCAGGAATTGCCACTATCTTACCGAACATCTGGATGAAATTGACGGCATCGAAACGCCTGTTACGCCAGAAGCGTGTGAACCGGTGTATTACAACTATGTTATCGGTTTCGATCCAGAGGCGTTGGGGTTGGATATTCCCGCACGAACCTTGCGTGAGAAGGTGCAAGCGGCACTACGCGCTGAGGGGGTGCCGACCGGACAGTGGCAACGGCTCCCCGTGCCGTCTCAAAAGATTTTCCAGAATCGGATTGGTTACGGGATAGGCTGTCCGTGGCGATGTAATCAGTCGACGGTTGAATATAAGACAAAGGATTATCCTCGAACTGTTGAATTCATTGATTCTCACTGTTATATCTTCGATGTCAACCCACCCAACGATTTCGAGTTGATGTCCTGTTACGTCGAAGCGTTTCACAAAGTGATGGATCAGCTTGATGCCGTGCTTGATGTACCTGATAATACTTAG
- a CDS encoding sulfatase: protein MKNIVLLITDTFRYDNLGERARRPIRTPMLDKFEAERATAVDKFYMSSFPTVPHRTDIMTGTVGWPHYPWQPIDLSGRNITAQLLSEQGYATQLICDTPHLFNTRFQHCFDAAFQHRGQEGDKPLLHLNDEIKIVMPNEKTRPHPSYRGHTLPNTHRWTNRYYQYEAETFSSRTSETTIRWLEENHRSGPFFLWVDFFDPHEPWDPPEYLVKRYDPDYTDPPMIHPNYGLSSLFTDAELHNLWAHYAAEAELIDRHIGRVLQKVEDLELWDDTLVVVLSDHGMSIGEHSRTGKSNIDPDDSRYWPTYPEINHEMFLIAGGDVPCGQRLDLIAQPMDIMPTLCELAGVTLDLPKPFEGHSFTQALLNGDTQHREYAVTGCHIGAPDGSVPRRATTPFLVTERWGYAPVGEYGRPELFDLPADPIAENNIATDNMELVKELHELFMAHLTEHNAPEKFLDLWKEEPSGDGRGKWSIDYPDESDE from the coding sequence ATGAAAAATATTGTTTTACTTATCACCGATACCTTTCGGTATGACAATCTCGGCGAGCGGGCGAGACGTCCGATTCGCACGCCAATGCTCGATAAATTTGAGGCAGAACGAGCGACTGCTGTTGACAAATTCTATATGAGTAGTTTCCCGACGGTACCGCACCGCACAGATATTATGACGGGAACAGTCGGGTGGCCCCACTACCCGTGGCAGCCAATCGATCTGAGCGGACGGAACATCACCGCGCAACTTCTGAGTGAGCAGGGATACGCAACGCAGCTCATCTGTGACACCCCGCACCTGTTTAACACACGGTTCCAGCACTGTTTCGATGCCGCTTTCCAGCATCGTGGACAGGAAGGAGACAAACCGCTTCTCCACCTCAACGATGAAATAAAAATCGTTATGCCGAATGAAAAGACGCGACCGCATCCATCATACCGCGGACACACCCTACCGAACACGCACCGCTGGACGAACCGCTACTACCAGTACGAGGCGGAAACGTTCTCCAGTAGGACTTCCGAGACTACAATTCGATGGTTGGAGGAAAACCACCGCTCGGGTCCCTTTTTCCTCTGGGTTGACTTCTTCGATCCACACGAACCGTGGGACCCACCTGAATACCTTGTCAAACGATACGATCCAGATTATACCGATCCACCGATGATACATCCGAACTACGGTCTGTCGTCCCTCTTTACGGATGCGGAATTGCACAACCTCTGGGCACACTACGCAGCAGAGGCAGAACTCATTGACCGACACATCGGACGGGTTCTGCAGAAAGTGGAAGATCTGGAGTTATGGGATGATACCCTCGTCGTTGTGCTTTCCGACCACGGCATGTCCATCGGTGAACACAGTAGAACGGGTAAATCCAACATCGATCCAGACGATTCACGCTACTGGCCCACGTATCCAGAGATTAACCATGAGATGTTCCTGATTGCTGGTGGAGATGTTCCGTGCGGGCAACGCCTCGATCTTATCGCGCAACCGATGGATATTATGCCGACACTCTGTGAATTGGCTGGTGTTACCTTGGATCTACCCAAACCATTTGAGGGACATTCCTTCACACAGGCTCTCCTTAACGGTGATACACAACACAGGGAATACGCCGTAACAGGTTGCCATATCGGCGCACCGGACGGGAGTGTACCACGTCGCGCAACAACGCCGTTCCTCGTCACCGAACGCTGGGGATACGCACCTGTCGGTGAATACGGTAGACCGGAACTGTTCGACCTGCCCGCAGACCCCATAGCGGAGAACAACATCGCTACGGATAACATGGAACTCGTCAAGGAATTGCATGAACTCTTTATGGCGCATCTCACGGAGCATAATGCGCCTGAGAAGTTCCTTGATCTCTGGAAGGAAGAACCCTCTGGCGACGGACGCGGCAAATGGTCGATCGACTATCCCGACGAGTCAGATGAATAG